In Vibrio lentus, a single genomic region encodes these proteins:
- the nagC gene encoding DNA-binding transcriptional regulator NagC, which yields MNGGQIGNVDLVKQLNSAAVYRLIDQQGPISRIQVADVSQLAPASVTKITRQLLERGLIKEVAQQASTGGRRAISLTTEVEPFHSVAVRLGRDYIQISLHDLGGRELAFLQQDLNYSDQSDLTQGLVNNLKAFIAEHQPKIDQLIAIGVTLPGLVNPTTGVVEYMPNTDIDNLALSDIIRDTFHVACFVGNDVRGMALAEHYFGASKDSQDSILVSVHRGTGAGIIVNGQVFLGHNRNVGEIGHIQIDPLGEQCQCGNFGCLETVAANPAIVERVQKLIKQGYESSLTELEHITIQDVCDHAINGDELAKQSLVRVGNQLGKAIAMTINLFNPQKVIIAGDITKAQEIVFPAIKRNVENQSLTTFHSGLPIVASQIDKHPTMGAFAMIKRAMLNGVLLQKLLED from the coding sequence ATGAATGGCGGACAAATAGGTAACGTAGATTTAGTTAAACAACTAAACAGTGCGGCGGTATACAGACTTATAGACCAACAAGGGCCTATCAGTCGTATACAGGTGGCTGATGTAAGCCAACTCGCACCGGCAAGTGTTACAAAAATTACCCGCCAACTTTTAGAGCGCGGCCTAATTAAAGAAGTTGCGCAGCAAGCGTCTACTGGCGGTAGACGCGCTATCTCTCTAACCACAGAAGTAGAACCTTTTCATTCTGTTGCTGTGCGATTAGGCCGAGACTATATTCAAATAAGCCTTCATGACCTCGGTGGTCGTGAGTTGGCTTTCTTACAGCAAGACCTTAATTATTCAGATCAGTCAGACCTTACCCAAGGCTTGGTTAATAATTTGAAGGCTTTCATTGCTGAACACCAACCAAAGATCGACCAGTTGATCGCGATTGGCGTGACTCTTCCAGGCTTGGTAAACCCGACAACCGGTGTTGTTGAGTACATGCCAAACACAGATATCGACAACTTGGCTTTGAGCGACATCATTCGTGACACGTTCCATGTCGCTTGTTTTGTGGGTAACGACGTACGAGGAATGGCGCTTGCTGAGCACTACTTTGGCGCAAGTAAAGATAGCCAAGACTCGATTCTAGTCAGTGTTCACCGTGGTACCGGTGCCGGTATTATCGTTAATGGTCAGGTTTTCTTAGGGCACAACCGAAACGTGGGCGAGATTGGTCATATCCAAATTGATCCACTCGGTGAGCAATGCCAATGTGGTAACTTTGGTTGCCTTGAAACCGTAGCGGCCAACCCTGCCATTGTTGAACGAGTTCAAAAACTCATTAAACAAGGTTACGAGTCTTCGCTAACAGAGCTTGAACACATCACTATCCAAGACGTTTGTGACCATGCGATCAATGGTGATGAACTTGCTAAGCAAAGCTTGGTTCGAGTGGGTAACCAGTTAGGGAAAGCTATCGCAATGACGATTAACCTGTTTAACCCTCAGAAAGTCATCATTGCTGGTGATATTACGAAGGCACAAGAGATTGTTTTCCCTGCAATTAAGCGCAATGTAGAGAATCAGTCGTTAACGACTTTCCATAGCGGCCTGCCTATTGTAGCATCACAGATCGATAAGCATCCCACGATGGGAGCTTTTGCAATGATTAAGCGTGCCATGCTCAACGGTGTGCTACTTCAAAAGCTACTCGAAGACTAA
- a CDS encoding cation:proton antiporter family protein — protein MELILISTAFIAGFIALKCHLPPLVGFLVAGFGLFALGFETNDTIITLADLGVTLLLFTIGLKLDIKTLLSKEIWAGATIHNLLSTLFFAVAMFGFKFLGISSLAAMSMEQIVLLGFALSFSSTVFAVKSLQEKGEMNATYGTLAIGILVMQDIFAVVFLTASTGKIPEWYAIALFALPFCRPLFYKVLDWVGHGEMLVLFGIFFALVVGAGLFQFVGVKPDLGALILGMLLAGHPKASELSKSLFNLKELFLVCFFLNIGLSEQPTIQGFMLAVLFLLLLPVKGILYFLVLNRFKFRVRTSLLASLSLFNYSEFGLIVGGLAFKMGWMSGDILVAMAIAVSLSFLIAAPLNKAGHKLYQQSGKWLKEHAAEKLHQRDKRIDPGRAQVLILGMGRIGTGAYDELRSRYGKVSLGVEVREDAAHNHRSHGRNVISGDATDPDFWERILDTANVKLVILAMPHHQGNQTALEQLKSRNFKGQIAAIAEYPDQLETLKENGVDAAFNIYSEAGSGFARHVCEQLNPNISKI, from the coding sequence ATGGAACTTATATTAATATCCACTGCGTTTATTGCAGGATTTATTGCTTTAAAGTGTCACCTTCCCCCATTGGTCGGCTTTTTGGTCGCAGGCTTTGGGCTCTTTGCTCTGGGCTTTGAAACCAATGACACCATCATTACGTTAGCTGATCTAGGTGTCACCCTACTCCTCTTTACTATTGGCTTAAAACTCGATATTAAAACCCTGCTATCTAAAGAGATCTGGGCTGGCGCGACAATCCACAACCTTTTATCCACTCTGTTTTTTGCGGTCGCCATGTTTGGTTTTAAGTTCCTCGGTATTTCCTCGCTAGCAGCCATGTCAATGGAACAGATCGTCCTTCTCGGTTTTGCCCTTTCATTCTCTAGTACTGTATTCGCGGTTAAGTCTCTGCAAGAGAAAGGGGAAATGAATGCAACTTACGGAACGTTAGCAATTGGTATTCTGGTTATGCAGGATATCTTTGCCGTGGTCTTCTTAACGGCATCGACAGGCAAGATTCCAGAATGGTATGCCATCGCACTGTTCGCTTTGCCGTTCTGTCGTCCATTATTCTACAAAGTCCTCGATTGGGTTGGTCACGGCGAAATGCTGGTGCTGTTCGGTATCTTCTTCGCATTAGTGGTCGGTGCAGGCTTGTTCCAATTTGTAGGCGTAAAACCAGATCTAGGCGCCCTTATCTTAGGTATGTTGTTAGCTGGTCATCCAAAAGCTTCAGAGCTTTCGAAATCGCTGTTTAATCTAAAAGAACTTTTCCTAGTCTGCTTCTTCTTGAATATTGGCTTATCTGAGCAGCCTACCATTCAGGGCTTTATGCTCGCTGTCTTGTTCTTATTGTTACTGCCAGTTAAAGGCATTCTGTATTTCTTGGTACTTAACCGTTTCAAGTTCCGTGTTCGAACATCTCTACTCGCCTCTCTGTCACTGTTTAACTACAGTGAATTTGGCCTCATTGTTGGTGGCCTTGCCTTTAAGATGGGTTGGATGTCTGGTGATATCTTGGTTGCCATGGCGATTGCAGTATCACTCTCGTTCCTAATCGCAGCGCCTCTAAACAAAGCGGGCCACAAACTTTATCAACAATCGGGGAAGTGGCTAAAAGAACACGCTGCTGAGAAGCTCCACCAACGTGACAAACGAATTGATCCAGGTCGTGCTCAGGTGCTTATTCTTGGTATGGGCCGCATTGGTACTGGTGCATACGACGAGCTACGTTCACGCTACGGTAAAGTGAGTTTAGGTGTCGAAGTTCGTGAAGACGCGGCACATAACCACAGAAGCCATGGAAGAAACGTTATTTCTGGCGATGCAACTGACCCAGATTTCTGGGAGCGTATCCTAGATACAGCAAACGTAAAGTTAGTGATCTTGGCTATGCCTCATCACCAAGGTAATCAAACCGCTTTAGAGCAATTGAAGTCACGTAACTTTAAAGGCCAAATTGCCGCGATTGCTGAATACCCAGATCAGCTAGAAACATTAAAAGAAAACGGTGTCGATGCGGCTTTTAACATTTATAGCGAAGCAGGTAGCGGTTTTGCTCGCCACGTTTGTGAACAGTTAAACCCAAACATCAGTAAGATCTAG
- the asnB gene encoding asparagine synthase B, translating to MCSVFGILDIKSDAAALRPIALEMSKKLRHRGPDWSGIYAGEKAILAHERLAIVGLNSGAQPLYSQDKKHILAVNGEIYNHKELRARYEDKYQFQTDSDCEVILALYQEMGADLLEELNGIFAFVLYDEEKDEYLVGRDHIGIIPLYQGYDEHGNYYVASEMKALVPVCKTISEFPPGSFYSSKDAEPQRYYTRDWNEYAAVQGNSTSKEELTEALEAAVKRQLMTDVPYGVLLSGGLDSSITSAVAKRFAAMRIEDDEQSEAWWPQLHSFAVGLENAPDLIAAREVADKIGTVHHEMTYTIQEGLDAIRDVIYHIETYDVTTIRASTPMYLLARKIKAMGIKMVLSGEGADEIFGGYLYFHKAPNAKEFHEETVRKLLALSMFDCARANKSLAAWGVEGRVPFLDKEFIDVAMRLNPEDKMCGNGKMEKHILRECFEDYLPDSIAWRQKEQFSDGVGYDWIDTLKATAEDKVTDKQMETAQFRFPYNTPTTKEGYAYREIFEELFPLESAAECVPGGPSVACSSAKAIEWDESFKNCVDPSGRAVQAVHNDSY from the coding sequence ATGTGTTCAGTATTTGGCATTCTCGACATTAAAAGTGATGCCGCAGCACTTCGCCCTATTGCTCTAGAAATGTCTAAAAAGCTTCGTCACCGTGGCCCAGATTGGTCTGGTATCTATGCTGGTGAAAAAGCAATTCTTGCTCACGAGCGTTTGGCTATCGTTGGTCTTAACAGTGGTGCACAACCACTATACAGCCAAGATAAAAAGCACATTCTTGCAGTGAACGGCGAAATTTATAACCACAAAGAACTTCGTGCCCGCTATGAAGATAAGTACCAGTTCCAGACTGATTCTGACTGTGAAGTTATCCTAGCGCTATACCAAGAAATGGGCGCGGACCTTTTAGAAGAACTTAACGGTATTTTCGCATTCGTTCTATACGACGAAGAAAAAGATGAATATCTAGTGGGTCGTGACCACATCGGTATCATCCCGCTTTACCAAGGCTACGATGAGCACGGTAACTATTACGTTGCTTCAGAAATGAAAGCATTAGTTCCTGTATGTAAGACGATCAGTGAATTCCCTCCTGGTAGCTTCTACTCTTCAAAAGATGCAGAGCCTCAACGCTACTACACCCGCGACTGGAACGAATACGCTGCAGTTCAAGGTAACAGCACAAGCAAAGAAGAGCTGACTGAAGCACTAGAAGCTGCAGTTAAGCGTCAACTAATGACTGACGTGCCTTACGGTGTACTTCTATCGGGTGGTCTTGATTCATCAATCACATCTGCTGTCGCTAAACGTTTTGCGGCAATGCGTATTGAAGATGATGAGCAATCTGAAGCTTGGTGGCCGCAGCTGCACTCATTTGCTGTTGGTCTAGAAAACGCGCCAGATCTGATCGCTGCTCGTGAAGTTGCAGATAAGATTGGTACCGTGCACCACGAGATGACTTACACCATTCAGGAAGGCTTAGATGCAATCCGTGATGTTATCTACCACATTGAAACTTATGATGTAACGACCATCCGTGCTTCAACGCCGATGTACTTGCTAGCTCGTAAGATCAAAGCAATGGGTATCAAGATGGTACTTTCTGGTGAAGGTGCTGATGAAATCTTTGGTGGTTACCTGTACTTCCACAAAGCACCAAACGCGAAAGAGTTCCACGAAGAAACGGTGCGTAAACTTCTTGCTTTAAGCATGTTTGATTGTGCTCGTGCGAACAAATCGTTGGCGGCATGGGGTGTAGAAGGCCGAGTACCATTCTTGGACAAAGAGTTTATCGACGTCGCTATGCGTCTGAACCCTGAAGACAAGATGTGTGGCAACGGTAAGATGGAGAAACACATCCTACGTGAGTGTTTTGAAGACTACCTACCAGATTCAATCGCATGGCGTCAAAAAGAGCAATTCTCTGACGGCGTAGGCTATGATTGGATTGATACGCTGAAAGCAACCGCTGAAGACAAAGTAACGGACAAACAGATGGAAACGGCTCAATTCCGCTTCCCTTACAACACACCAACAACGAAAGAAGGCTATGCTTACCGTGAGATCTTTGAGGAGTTATTCCCTCTAGAATCAGCGGCAGAGTGTGTTCCTGGTGGTCCTTCTGTTGCATGTTCATCAGCAAAAGCCATTGAATGGGATGAGTCATTCAAAAACTGTGTTGACCCATCTGGTCGTGCGGTACAAGCTGTTCACAACGACTCTTACTAG
- the rfaH gene encoding transcription/translation regulatory transformer protein RfaH, with the protein MKRWYLLYCKRGDQKRAQQHLENQGVECFYPQIDVKKVVRGKEKQVKEPLFPSYIFVRFDYEQGPSFTTVRSTRGVVDFIKFGARPHEVQGDLVYELKEFEKCCEDEPEECCVEFESGQVVKINSGQFAGVEAIFHQKDGEARSIMLVKMISQVVPISIENEALQAQA; encoded by the coding sequence ATGAAACGTTGGTATTTACTTTATTGTAAGCGCGGTGATCAGAAGCGTGCTCAACAACACTTAGAGAATCAAGGGGTAGAGTGCTTTTATCCTCAAATAGATGTTAAGAAGGTCGTTAGAGGGAAAGAGAAGCAGGTCAAAGAACCGCTATTTCCATCTTACATCTTTGTACGTTTTGACTACGAACAGGGCCCAAGTTTTACTACTGTTCGTTCAACGCGTGGTGTCGTCGATTTTATTAAGTTTGGCGCAAGGCCACACGAAGTCCAAGGCGACTTAGTGTATGAACTTAAAGAGTTTGAGAAGTGTTGCGAAGATGAACCTGAAGAGTGCTGTGTTGAATTTGAATCAGGGCAAGTGGTCAAAATCAATAGTGGTCAGTTTGCTGGGGTAGAGGCTATTTTCCATCAAAAGGATGGAGAAGCGCGCTCTATTATGCTTGTTAAGATGATCAGTCAAGTTGTGCCGATCAGCATAGAGAACGAAGCACTACAAGCTCAAGCATAA
- a CDS encoding peptide MFS transporter, whose product MPSNHNIFGHPRGLFLLFSTELWERFSYYAMRAILVLFLTDTTINGGLGWSTKDALDLYGIYTGLVYITPLIGGWLADNYLGQRKSILVGGVLMALGQFTLALPNGAIGLDQVNALYLGLALLISGNGMFKPNISTMVGDLYQEGDNRRDGAFTIFYMGINLGALLGGLISGAAVDSFGWKAGFLAAGIGMVISLVMQLTMAQSWLGNIGSVPAAARAKALNKSKEKTPLTKEEFDRLKVILIMGLFVIVFWAGFEQAGGLMNIYTQQYTDRMIGGFEVPAAWFQSLNPFFIITLAPIIAAFWVKLGKREPNSPVKFAMALFFLALGFVCMMGAVMEQGGDLTVKTSMLWLVGAFFFHTLGELCLSPIGLSLVTKLAPLRLASLMMGAWFGFNAVANYVAGLVGSHVGELGAMSIFGGIAITATISGVLLLLCAGKLVSWMHGVETNMTLESEPKAETSVA is encoded by the coding sequence ATGCCAAGCAATCACAACATATTTGGCCACCCTAGAGGCCTATTTCTACTCTTTAGCACCGAGCTATGGGAACGTTTCTCCTACTATGCAATGCGTGCAATTCTTGTTTTATTTCTTACCGACACCACTATCAATGGTGGCCTTGGTTGGTCAACAAAAGATGCCCTCGATCTTTATGGTATCTACACCGGTTTAGTCTATATCACACCATTAATCGGCGGCTGGCTTGCCGATAACTACTTAGGACAACGTAAATCGATCCTAGTGGGTGGTGTATTAATGGCACTCGGCCAATTTACACTCGCTCTTCCTAATGGCGCCATTGGCTTAGACCAAGTAAATGCTCTTTATCTAGGTTTAGCGCTGCTTATCAGTGGTAACGGTATGTTTAAACCAAACATCTCGACCATGGTTGGCGACCTATACCAAGAAGGCGATAACCGCCGTGACGGCGCTTTCACCATTTTCTACATGGGCATCAACTTAGGCGCGCTACTGGGTGGCTTAATTTCAGGTGCTGCAGTTGACTCGTTCGGCTGGAAAGCTGGCTTCCTAGCCGCTGGTATCGGTATGGTTATCAGCTTAGTTATGCAGTTGACGATGGCTCAATCATGGTTAGGCAACATTGGCTCAGTACCTGCAGCTGCACGAGCGAAAGCGCTGAACAAATCAAAAGAGAAAACACCACTGACCAAAGAAGAGTTCGACAGACTAAAAGTTATTCTGATTATGGGTCTGTTCGTCATTGTTTTCTGGGCTGGCTTTGAACAAGCTGGCGGCCTGATGAATATCTACACTCAGCAATATACTGACCGTATGATTGGTGGTTTTGAAGTTCCGGCTGCATGGTTCCAATCTCTAAACCCATTCTTCATCATCACCCTCGCACCTATCATTGCGGCGTTTTGGGTCAAGCTTGGTAAGCGTGAACCAAACTCTCCAGTGAAATTTGCAATGGCTTTGTTCTTCCTAGCTCTAGGCTTTGTGTGCATGATGGGCGCAGTAATGGAGCAAGGCGGCGACCTAACAGTGAAAACATCAATGCTGTGGCTAGTCGGTGCTTTCTTCTTCCATACCCTTGGCGAGCTTTGTCTATCTCCTATTGGCCTGTCGTTGGTCACTAAGTTAGCTCCGCTTCGTCTAGCATCGTTAATGATGGGTGCATGGTTTGGTTTCAATGCTGTCGCAAACTACGTAGCTGGCCTTGTGGGTTCTCACGTTGGTGAGCTTGGCGCAATGTCTATCTTCGGTGGTATCGCAATTACAGCGACAATTAGTGGCGTCTTACTGCTTCTTTGTGCTGGCAAGCTTGTATCATGGATGCATGGTGTAGAAACCAACATGACGCTTGAATCAGAGCCAAAAGCAGAAACTTCGGTTGCTTAA
- the hemH gene encoding ferrochelatase, which produces MENNKKQGVLLVNLGTPDTATPAGVRRFLSEFLHDKRVVNLTRWLWCPILHGVILPIRAPKVAKLYQSVWMDEGSPLLVYSQRQAEKLQTKLQMPVALGMTYGNPSLKTGVEQLMEQGVEDIIVLPLYPQYSGTTTAAVSDGLTKAFKQMPVIPSYRFIRDYYSHPSYAKALAESVRSHWEENGKGDHLVCSFHGIPKRLADEGDIYPQHCEATTKLLAAELGLSSEDITMTYQSRFGREEWLKPYTDETLETLPSKGIKKIDIMAPAFSVDCLETLEEISDQCKETFIDAGGSNFSYIMCLNDRDSHIDMMAELVALHR; this is translated from the coding sequence ATGGAAAATAATAAAAAGCAGGGCGTTTTACTGGTTAACCTAGGAACACCAGATACCGCGACTCCAGCTGGCGTTCGCCGATTTTTAAGTGAATTCTTACACGACAAACGAGTGGTAAACCTAACTCGCTGGCTTTGGTGTCCTATTTTACATGGGGTGATTCTACCGATTCGAGCACCTAAAGTGGCTAAGCTTTATCAGTCTGTTTGGATGGACGAAGGCTCACCACTGCTTGTTTATTCGCAGAGACAAGCTGAAAAGCTACAAACAAAATTACAGATGCCTGTAGCTTTGGGGATGACCTATGGTAATCCAAGCCTTAAAACCGGCGTTGAGCAATTAATGGAGCAGGGCGTTGAAGACATCATCGTATTGCCTTTATACCCTCAATACTCAGGCACAACGACAGCGGCCGTTTCTGATGGTTTAACTAAAGCCTTCAAACAAATGCCTGTTATCCCGAGCTATCGCTTTATTCGAGATTATTACTCTCACCCTAGCTACGCGAAAGCATTGGCTGAAAGTGTTCGTAGCCATTGGGAAGAAAATGGCAAAGGCGATCACTTGGTGTGTTCATTCCACGGCATCCCTAAAAGGTTAGCCGATGAAGGTGATATTTACCCTCAACATTGTGAAGCGACGACCAAATTACTTGCTGCGGAGTTAGGGTTATCCTCGGAAGACATCACCATGACATACCAATCTCGATTTGGCCGCGAGGAGTGGTTGAAGCCTTATACCGATGAAACGCTTGAAACGCTTCCAAGCAAAGGTATCAAGAAGATCGATATTATGGCGCCTGCATTCTCAGTGGATTGTTTAGAAACGTTAGAAGAGATTTCAGACCAGTGTAAAGAGACGTTCATTGATGCTGGTGGTTCTAACTTTAGCTACATTATGTGTCTCAATGACAGAGACTCACACATCGACATGATGGCTGAACTAGTGGCGCTTCATCGCTAA
- the adk gene encoding adenylate kinase translates to MRIILLGAPGAGKGTQANFIMNKFGIPQISTGDMLRAAIKAGTELGKQAKSVIDAGQLVSDEIILGLIKERIAQDDCEKGFLLDGFPRTIPQADGLKEMGIAVDYVVEFDVADDVIVERMAGRRAHLPSGRTYHNVYNPPKEEGKDDITGEELVVRDDDKEETVRARLGVYHDQTAPLISYYGKEAEAGNTKYLKFDGTKQVAEVSAELEKALA, encoded by the coding sequence ATGCGCATCATTCTTCTAGGTGCTCCTGGCGCGGGTAAAGGTACTCAAGCTAACTTCATCATGAACAAATTTGGTATCCCTCAAATTTCAACTGGTGACATGCTACGTGCTGCTATCAAAGCGGGTACTGAGCTTGGTAAGCAAGCTAAATCAGTAATCGACGCGGGTCAGCTAGTTTCTGATGAAATTATCCTTGGTCTTATCAAAGAGCGTATCGCTCAAGATGACTGTGAGAAAGGTTTCCTACTAGACGGTTTCCCACGCACAATCCCTCAAGCTGATGGCCTAAAAGAAATGGGTATCGCAGTAGACTACGTTGTTGAATTCGACGTAGCTGACGATGTGATTGTTGAGCGTATGGCTGGTCGTCGTGCTCACCTTCCTTCTGGCCGTACATACCACAATGTGTACAACCCGCCTAAAGAAGAAGGTAAAGATGACATCACTGGCGAAGAGCTAGTGGTTCGTGATGACGACAAAGAAGAAACAGTTCGTGCACGTCTAGGTGTATACCACGATCAAACAGCTCCGCTTATCTCTTACTACGGTAAAGAAGCTGAAGCAGGCAACACTAAGTACCTTAAGTTCGACGGTACTAAGCAAGTTGCTGAAGTTAGTGCAGAACTTGAGAAAGCACTAGCATAA
- the htpG gene encoding molecular chaperone HtpG — MSETATQNKETRGFQSEVKQLLHLMIHSLYSNKEIFLRELISNASDAADKLRFQALSNGDLYQGDADLGVKLSFNAESNTLTISDNGIGMSRDNVIEHLGTIAKSGTADFFSKLSDDQSKDSQLIGQFGVGFYSAFIVADAVTVRTRAAGLASDEAVQWHSAGEGDYTIEDITKESRGTDIVLHMREDGKEFLNEWRLREVIGKYSDHIGIPVSILTAVKDDEGKDTEEKHWEQINKAQALWTRNKSDIEKEEYQEFYKHVSHDFADPLTWSHNKVEGKNDYTSLLYIPAKAPWDMMNRDHKSGLKLYVQRVFIMDDAEQFMPSYMRFVRGLIDSNDLPLNVSREILQDNKVTQSLRGACTKRVLTMLERMAKNDNDKYLEFWKEFGLVLKEGPAEDMANKEKIAGLLRFSSTEVDSVEQTISLASYVERMKEGQDKIYYLTADSYAAAKNSPHLEQFKAKGIEVVLMYDRIDEYVMNYLTDFDGKQFQSITKAGLDLSKFEGEEEKEKQKETEEEFKSVVDRTQAYLGDRVKEVRTTFKLATTPAVVVTDDFEMGTQMAKLLEAAGQAAPEVKYIFEINPEHALVKQMADEADEQAFGRWVELLLGQAMLAEKGSMEDPSQFLGAINELLTKR; from the coding sequence ATGAGCGAAACAGCAACGCAAAATAAAGAGACTCGTGGCTTTCAATCTGAAGTAAAACAGCTACTTCATCTAATGATCCACTCACTGTATTCAAACAAAGAAATTTTCCTACGTGAGTTGATCTCTAACGCATCTGACGCGGCTGACAAACTTCGTTTTCAAGCGCTATCGAATGGCGACCTTTACCAAGGCGATGCGGATTTAGGCGTGAAGTTGTCATTCAATGCAGAGTCCAACACTCTGACCATTTCTGATAACGGTATCGGCATGAGCCGTGACAACGTTATCGAACATTTGGGTACGATTGCTAAATCAGGTACGGCTGACTTTTTCTCAAAGCTGTCTGATGACCAAAGCAAAGACTCTCAGCTTATTGGCCAGTTTGGTGTTGGTTTCTATTCTGCATTTATCGTTGCAGACGCGGTAACGGTTCGAACTCGCGCAGCTGGACTGGCAAGTGATGAAGCTGTGCAATGGCATTCAGCGGGTGAGGGCGACTATACCATTGAAGACATCACTAAAGAATCTCGTGGTACTGACATCGTTCTTCATATGCGTGAAGACGGTAAAGAGTTCTTGAATGAGTGGCGCTTGCGTGAAGTGATTGGTAAATACTCTGATCATATCGGTATCCCGGTTTCTATCTTAACTGCGGTTAAAGATGACGAAGGTAAAGACACAGAAGAGAAGCATTGGGAACAGATCAACAAAGCACAAGCGCTTTGGACTCGCAATAAATCTGATATCGAGAAAGAAGAGTACCAAGAGTTTTACAAGCACGTTTCTCACGACTTTGCTGATCCATTAACGTGGAGCCACAACAAAGTTGAAGGTAAGAACGACTACACCAGCCTGCTTTACATCCCTGCGAAAGCACCTTGGGACATGATGAACCGTGATCACAAGAGCGGCCTAAAACTTTACGTGCAACGTGTGTTCATTATGGATGACGCAGAGCAGTTCATGCCATCTTACATGCGTTTCGTTCGTGGTTTGATTGACTCAAATGATCTTCCACTGAACGTGTCTCGTGAAATCCTTCAAGACAACAAAGTGACTCAGTCTCTTCGTGGTGCATGTACTAAGCGTGTGCTGACTATGCTTGAGCGCATGGCTAAGAATGACAACGACAAGTATTTGGAGTTTTGGAAAGAGTTCGGCCTAGTATTGAAAGAAGGCCCAGCAGAAGACATGGCGAACAAAGAAAAGATCGCTGGTCTACTTCGTTTCTCATCAACGGAAGTGGATTCTGTTGAGCAAACCATCAGCCTAGCTTCTTACGTAGAACGTATGAAGGAAGGTCAAGACAAGATTTATTACCTAACGGCAGACAGCTATGCCGCGGCTAAGAACAGCCCTCACTTAGAGCAGTTCAAAGCGAAAGGCATCGAAGTTGTTCTCATGTACGATCGTATCGATGAGTATGTGATGAATTACCTAACTGACTTCGACGGTAAGCAGTTCCAGTCGATCACAAAAGCGGGCTTAGATCTAAGCAAGTTTGAAGGTGAAGAAGAGAAAGAGAAGCAAAAAGAGACGGAAGAAGAGTTCAAGTCTGTTGTTGACCGCACTCAAGCTTATCTTGGTGATCGTGTTAAAGAGGTTCGCACGACATTCAAGTTAGCAACTACACCTGCTGTTGTTGTTACCGATGATTTCGAGATGGGCACTCAAATGGCTAAACTTCTAGAAGCTGCGGGACAAGCTGCTCCTGAGGTGAAGTACATCTTTGAGATTAACCCTGAGCATGCGCTAGTTAAGCAGATGGCAGATGAAGCGGACGAACAAGCGTTTGGTCGCTGGGTTGAGCTATTACTTGGCCAGGCTATGCTGGCTGAAAAGGGCTCAATGGAAGATCCGTCACAATTCTTAGGTGCAATCAACGAACTACTGACAAAACGTTAG
- a CDS encoding transcriptional regulator — MSNIGTKFILAQRFVFDPNSNSLVDQASDGEVVRLGSNESRILLMLSERPNEVITRNELHEYVWRDQGFEVDDSSLTQAVSTLRKMLKDSTKSPEFVKTVPKRGYQFIASVERSAPLSSSEQPVMAEVVENEMEPTLAFTTTAEEVVTEMTESEPVAKTQEAKAEVEPKATTNVAANKNSNKWTSFSALLIAIIMPILVITFTNPAESEFLTLAEVDGVKVQTPINHPDLSSWLPAIEKCVVHYNNNHTGMLKPTEVIATGGQTNNLALNYIHPQEYSSENITLRIYANQSDLNDICKGDQ, encoded by the coding sequence ATGAGCAATATCGGCACAAAGTTTATTCTCGCACAGCGGTTCGTATTCGACCCAAACAGCAATTCACTTGTTGATCAAGCCAGCGACGGTGAAGTCGTACGCCTTGGTAGCAATGAAAGCCGCATTCTCCTGATGCTGTCAGAAAGACCCAATGAAGTTATCACTCGTAACGAATTACACGAATATGTTTGGCGAGACCAAGGCTTTGAGGTAGACGACTCCAGCTTAACGCAAGCGGTATCGACACTCAGAAAGATGCTGAAAGACTCAACTAAGTCTCCAGAATTCGTAAAGACCGTTCCAAAGCGTGGCTACCAGTTTATCGCTTCTGTTGAACGTTCAGCGCCACTTTCTTCAAGCGAACAGCCTGTCATGGCTGAAGTCGTAGAAAATGAGATGGAGCCGACCTTAGCGTTTACGACGACAGCCGAAGAAGTAGTTACTGAGATGACCGAGTCAGAACCCGTGGCTAAGACTCAAGAAGCTAAGGCTGAAGTAGAACCAAAAGCGACCACAAACGTTGCCGCGAACAAAAATAGTAATAAGTGGACAAGCTTTAGTGCTCTACTTATTGCTATTATTATGCCAATTCTAGTAATCACGTTTACTAACCCAGCTGAATCAGAGTTTCTGACACTGGCTGAAGTTGATGGCGTTAAGGTTCAGACACCGATCAACCACCCAGATTTAAGCAGTTGGCTACCAGCTATAGAGAAATGTGTTGTGCATTACAACAACAACCACACAGGAATGTTGAAGCCAACAGAAGTCATCGCAACAGGCGGACAAACCAATAACCTAGCTCTTAACTATATTCACCCACAAGAATATTCGAGCGAGAATATTACCCTAAGAATTTATGCGAACCAGTCGGATTTAAACGACATTTGTAAAGGTGATCAGTAA